The genomic region aacagtcttgaaggagttcccacatatgccgagcacttgttggctacttttccagGTCGGGTGATTggtgaggccaggtcatctgatgcagcactccatactctccttcttggtcaaatagcccttacacagcctggagatgtgttgggtcattgttttGTTGACTGGCCAATAAGACTGGCCAATAAGAAGAAAAggttaagatgggcaaaagaacacacactggacagaggaactctgcctagaaggccagcatcccggagtcgcctcttcactgttgacgttgagactggtgttttgcgggtactatttaattaagctgccagttgaggacttgtgagacatctgtttctcaaactagacactattGTTCTTgtcatcttgctcagttgtgcaccggggcctctcactcctctttctattctggttagagccagcgTTGTAcgatatcttcagtttcttggcaatttctcacatggaatagccttcatttctcagaataagaatagactgagtttcaggagaaagttatttgtttctggacattttgagcctgtaatcgaacccacaaatgctgatgctccagacagtcaactagtctaaagaaggccagttgtattgcttctttaatcagaacaacaattttcagctgtgctaacataattgcgaaagggttttctaatgaccaattagcctttttaaatgataaacttggattcgctaacacaacgtgccatttgaacacaggagtgatggttgctgatattgggcctctgtacgcctctGTAGGTATTCTATTagaaatcagctgtttccagctacaatagtcatttacaacattaacaatgtctacactgtatttctgttattttaatggacaaaaaaatgtgcttttctttcaaaaacaaggacatttccaagtgaccccaagcttttgaccggtagtgtatataatatTTTTTTGAAAACATTTTCTTCTTCTCCCCGGTAATACCCTGCCTTAATCCGGCCCTGGGTGGATATGGTTGTGGgtgctgtgttttgtgtagttACATTTGCGCTTCCATCTGCTTGACAAGTGTGCTCTGGCACCCACTGCAGAAGGCTTATCAACTATGACAGATATTTTGGCTCCCCTACTGATCTCAAGTATTACGCATGCTTTAGAGAATCCGCCCCCTGTATCAGATACATGTgtacacgagcacacacacatacatacacacacacacacacagacatcagtTCATGCACGGATGCATTCACGCACGCAAACAaacacatgcaacacacacacattcacagcatCGTTGAAGGAAAGCTACTGTTTCTCTTGGCGGTTTGCTGAGCATTCCATCCCCCCATCCTGTGAATATGTTCCGACTTCCCTCTCAAAGGCTGTTTGGGACATCACATTTCCTTCCTTTCCATCATACTCAACTACTTGCTTACTTAATATCACCTTTCATAAAATACATTGAATTCAGTTTGTTTCATTTGAGTTCACTTTATTTATGTGTTTTGATTCTAAAAGGAAATGGCCACATTGTCACTAAAGTTAGACCTGCTCTCTGTATCATTAATCTGCTGACCAGtttacattttttgggggtgGCATCTTTAGCCTCCCTAGTGGTCACTAACAGTTCCTAGAACCCATGCCTTCCCAGCTCGCTTATCCCTCCCATCCCTGAGAGCTGAAATAAAAGCCCTGGCATCAGTGTGACTCATAGCTTCCCTTTGAACAGCGAGAGGGGGGAATAGTGTAAGATGCGATGCCATGACAGGCTGGGAGGGGGAAAAAAGAGACCATGAGCTCAAATAATCGAGCAGTAGCACAACCATCCCCAAAATAATGTGTTAAAGCCCCTCCGAGTCCATGACATTTTGCACTCTCAACCTCTGCGGCCTTCTAAAAATATGCCCGCCACAGGAGTGTAATGGGCATTTATTTGTTCATAGATGCCATTCAGAGATATAATTGCCTGTCGTGCTACATACACGCCTGTCAGGGGCAGCGAGGAGCGTTTTACATCACCGTGACCTTTGGAAAAGAGCTGAGCGAGCAGCCGAGATAGACCCAGACTCTTCTCCCCCCGCCCGCCCATTGGGTCCTTGCAGGGTTTCTCAGAACGAGGATCTGTTTTCGGTGTTAAACCCCCTGTAATCCATGGAAACAGGTCCCAATTACACGGAGAGCAGAGCTCTCTCAACACTCTCCAGGCTGAGATCCAGCCTTTAgcccaacctctctccctctctctggtgtctgtgtCCACATACGGTGCCCTTGCCTGGGTTGGGGTGTTTGGGATGCCTGCCCAGGCATCCAGGGGTTATAAACACCCTGGGGTAGAGAGTCGGGAGCAGCGGCTAGGACTGAAAGTCTTTCTCCTAATTTGTACATTCAGCAGGTTCAAGGCCCTGTGGGAAGGGTACAGGTTCAGATTCAAAGTGTAATATAACGAGAGACGAAAGCTAAAGAGACTATAGACTACATACTGAGAACAAACTGAATACATTTGTACGGACGGACACTATTTTGAGCCTGCCTGCctcagtgatgcgttgtgctTTCTCGGGCTTctttgtgtgcttgtgtgttcaTTCTGTATTGTACCGCTTTTCAGGGGATGAGCCAGTCGCTTTCACCTTTCGGCAGTATTGATAGCACGGTTAGTACGGCAGACTGCTCAAATGCTATGATGCAGCACGATTCCTTGTTTCATTCCCAAACTAACCATTGGCACGTACTAACCCCCCTCACTTACACTATGTCTTTATAGATACACACACAGCCAGTTTGAAACTTGAAATTTACCATAATATCTGTTTGATTGTGAATCTGAACAAAAGGCCACATTCACAGTGCCATGTCAAATTGGTTAGATGTGAGAGTATGCATGTGTTCACCCCATATCAAGTGAATGTGTAGACTTACTAAGCTACGTGTGTATGTTTGCATGCGATCAGTATCAGTGGCCTGGTTGTTTTACGAGCTGGTTGACCCCTCCCCTCAAGTGTTGGGTCGAATATTACCCCAGCCAACTGGCACCCACAGCGGACCTCTGCTGGCTGGTACCCATAGTGGCTCAGCCTAGCACTCTAGCTCACTCTGACCTGTGGTTAGTTACTGGAACTTCCACTCCACTACAAGAGAGACTAGGATCATGTGGTTGGGTCGAGTCTTGTAAAACAGTCAAAGAGCTCTATTTAGACATGGACTTGCACGGGATGTTGATTTAAAGCCCTATTGACCCTGGTAAAAAGTTCTGCACTataaaggggatagggtgccCTTAAGGACGCAAAGGACGCAACCTAAAGCTATGTTAAGTATCAGTGTGGTTTTTGCTGTTGTGATGTTATTTTTCCACATCACAAAGGTTGCAAATGCCCAACTAATGCATGTTACTTAAACATATCTGTCCACTGAAGTGACAACATGTCAATGGGATGTAAACGGGGAGAATTTTGAGTTTCGTGTATCTCTGAAAAATGTATCTTTTAAAGATTTCCAATACAGTTAGCCTACATTTCTCCATGGATTTAAACAATCTAGATTATATGATTGATATGCTAGTGCAGCATGGGGTGAATCCTTACTTTAGCTTAAGTCAAGCTTTCACCCAGTCATGCCTTGATGTCAATGGGAAAATAATTGAAAATTCTACTTATGATGGCACAGTGTGGATGGAGGTTTTGTATAGTATATGGATGTCTGTTGTAATGGTGGTATGGACCATAAAGTTAGTTCTGAATGGCCCATTGTTCTTGTTCTCTCTGTAGGACATGGAGTCGAGGAACCCTTTCAGTATGTTGGACAGCATGATGTTCGGCGTGAGGAACAGGATGGGGAACATGCACAGAAACTTTGTGAGTCACGTTGTCTCTTCTAATACCCCACACAGCCCATACAAATAGAATTACTAGAAGGGGCATAGTATTAATttattaattatatttctatgacaAGACTTTGTTCCTCATTGTTTTAGCATGTGTGTTCTGCATGGCTTCATACTCAcctcaatctgtgtgtgtgttgttttccaGGAGAACCTGTCCACAGACCTGAACGCCAACCCCACCGCCCACTCATTCAGCTCCTCCTCAGTGATGACCTACTCTAAGGTTGGAGACGAACCCCCCAAAGTGTTCCAGGCCTCCTCCCAGACACGGCGTGCTCCCGGCGGGGTACGTACACTCAAGTATGGCCAGAGATAATGCTGAGAGGCTGGGGGAGGTCTCTCCAAGCTGATACTGCACTGAACACTAAGGGAGAGGTCGTTTATGAGAACTGCAAGAGTTTATATGAAGAGTTTTATTCCAAAACACTATACACTgtatccattttcagaaatgttggtaaattagctTATATTGTTTAAAAGAAAGTATTTTTTCACTATCGAACCATGGCAATGGGGTTGTTCAATAacagacatgtatttgtttaaaacctagcacttgatggtttcatttcagatAATTTATTTAGCAAATTGCTAAATATCTCTCAGTGAAATGAGTAGTACTGCTAGGctttacacagtcaaatgtaacaaataatgTTTTCTTTATAAAGAACTATACGCCTTTGAAATTTGACATTCATATTTTTACAAACAATTAAATATAGTAGTATGAGATCtttatgtaaaacatttacattttagtcatttaacagatgcTGTCATCCAGAGCAAATTAAAagtaagtgcattcatcttaagatagttAGGTgtgacaaccacatatcacagtcaaatatacaggatatGAACATTCCATTTcagctgagtgtacaaaaccatTAAGAACCTCTTCCTAATATTGTAatactgttgagcatgaaaaacccagcagcattgcagttcttgacacactcaaactggtgcgcctggcacctactgccataccccattcaaaggcacttaaatcttttgtcttgcccattcgccctctgaatggcacacacagacaatccatgtctcaattgtctcaaggcttgagTCATTCTTGAAAGTCATTcttcttgtctcctccccttcatctacaatgattgaagtggatttaacacgtgaaatcaataagggatcatagcttttttttctggtcagtctatgtcatggaaagtgcaGGTGTCATAATGTGATTGAGATTTTTTTCATACACATCTAAAAATCTATTAAAACATCTGTATAATATTGTACACACACATAAAACGCACACATAAGCAATCATTTCTGATGTGTTTTGGAAATAAAACTGTTCATATAAAGTTAGGCCTTTTGGTTTCAGTTACTTTTTAAGGATTTACACAAATAACATCTGGCCAACTGTCTGACACAGCAAGAACTTCTGATGCTTGCTTTCTCAGTCCTTATTGGCCGTTGCCTCTTTGgtaactcattctgattggctgtccCCTTGTCTAGATTAAGGAGACTCGGCAGTCCCTGAAGGACTCAGAGAGTGGCCTGGAGAAGATGTCCATTGGACACCATATCCAGGACCGGGGACACGTGCTGGAGAAAAAACACAACAAGAAGACAGGGGAACGGGAGCTCAACCAGGACTTCCAGAATCTGGATGAATGTAAGTCAGTTGTAGTGTAAGGGAGCCAGCATCCCCTCCAACAAAAACAAAGGGTAACACTTTACTTTAACCCTGCAGATAatatgcattatgatgtggttataATGAATTGTAAGATGTTGTAAGAATGTTATGTCTTATTATCATCTCATAATGATCCTTACTtgagttgaaaataaagagacATATTATAAGCATTATAATAAAACATTACAAAGGAGCATAAATGCTTATCAAGTAAAAACACATTATTATACTTGCAGTCtttaagtaaagtgttaccaaaaatGTATTAAGTGTTTTTTTTCTGATGCTTTGATCATTCTTTTAAGGCATGTAGGCTATAATCTGTGTTCGATGAATAGTCATAAACAAAGACATAGTAAATTATATCAGAGgactctcctctcccagctctgTTTGGGGTTTGAAGTCTGAGACATTCCATAGACCACAGTTATGTTCCTATCTCAGAAAAAATAAGGTATTCAGATTCCAAGAAAGTGCTCCTCGCCAGGCTCATCAGAGTGATACATAAACGGTTCCTAACCCCTAATCGCTGACCTCTGCCCTTTACCCTCATAGCCGAGGCACAGTCCTTTGACAAAGAGTGGCAGCAAGAGGTGTCTAAATTCCGACCATTTGTCCCCATGTCCCGTCTGGAGGCCCCCAAGCCCAGGGCAGTGCACCGGGCAGCCCTCACCGCCGCCACCGGCCCCGACCAGGGACGGAGGTCAGTCATCATGTGTCACAGGTCATATAATGACAGTTCCGCTCAAGGAGGAGTGGCCGTAAGCCCAAACAAACCATTTCTGGATTCTAAAATCACTGAATTTAGGTTATGATTGGAATGTCAAGTATTATACTATGGTTGATCAACAGTTTATTTTAATTTAGGTTGATCGATGAATGATTTATGTCTGCTTTGTCATTTTCCCCCTCAGGGACAAACGAAACCCAAAACCTGAAGGAAAGAAAATACACATTGACGATCTCAACGTCAAAGGCTCAGGCATGACGAAGCAGTAGAAATGTCTAGCGAATAAAGCTATGTCAGGCAACAAATATTTGATGCTTTTACCTTTCTCCAAAACAAGCTTGGTTTCCAGGTATTTTGTCTCACAGACAATCAGAATGACCCAGTTGTTGATATGCTTTTTACCCATTAATTTTCACACTACCAAGTAAAGAACACTTGTTAATGAAGTCAGGAACTTATTCTGTCAGAGTAGATCCACACAAGCTTCTTCCAAAAAGCTCAGGACTCCTGTGGAAGTAGCATTAAGACAGGGACACCATAAGCTACTAGCAAGTGATATATGATTTCAGAATCATGATATGAGAGCAGACATTGTTCACAATTAGATAATACCGTATATTGGTCTATCATTGGGCATCAGATCAATGTCAATGTCATCTCAGAAAAACTATCCTGCTTTTGGAAATGTCATATTCACATTGTATAGATTGCATCAAAAGGAAACATAGGTATATATTTATGCAGTTTGAAGTCCATAAGTGCACTTAGATGTCAAAATGGTGTACTTTTTTGTGTAATGGCCACCTGCTGTAATCTTTGTAAAAATTATAATACCCTTTTTATATTGTTATTTGATGACGGTTTCTTGTTTTTCACCATACTATTAATTTATCCCATAAAACACAGAATTTATGGTTGGGAGGAAAGGTTAATGTCCGGTTAATTCTGAAATATTCTCATGATGGGATTCTTATCGATTGACCTCATAAGATCCtcaatttgaaaataaatatttaatatCAAAAGTGAATGGTAGCATAGAGTATTCTTCAACTGAGTGTGTAT from Oncorhynchus keta strain PuntledgeMale-10-30-2019 chromosome 18, Oket_V2, whole genome shotgun sequence harbors:
- the LOC118397071 gene encoding myeloid leukemia factor 1-like isoform X1 is translated as MFNSLLREFDEDPFLSDPFQAHNTHVQQMMRSLSEPFGRDFMPSLTGGCDRGRVAGGQPNTNMALQEDHRGMSQSLSPFGSIDSTDMESRNPFSMLDSMMFGVRNRMGNMHRNFENLSTDLNANPTAHSFSSSSVMTYSKVGDEPPKVFQASSQTRRAPGGIKETRQSLKDSESGLEKMSIGHHIQDRGHVLEKKHNKKTGERELNQDFQNLDESEAQSFDKEWQQEVSKFRPFVPMSRLEAPKPRAVHRAALTAATGPDQGRRDKRNPKPEGKKIHIDDLNVKGSGMTKQ
- the LOC118397071 gene encoding myeloid leukemia factor 1-like isoform X2, which encodes MFNSLLREFDEDPFLSDPFQAHNTHVQQMMRSLSEPFGRDFMPSLTGGCDRGRVAGGQPNTNMALQEDHRDMESRNPFSMLDSMMFGVRNRMGNMHRNFENLSTDLNANPTAHSFSSSSVMTYSKVGDEPPKVFQASSQTRRAPGGIKETRQSLKDSESGLEKMSIGHHIQDRGHVLEKKHNKKTGERELNQDFQNLDESEAQSFDKEWQQEVSKFRPFVPMSRLEAPKPRAVHRAALTAATGPDQGRRDKRNPKPEGKKIHIDDLNVKGSGMTKQ